The Mariluticola halotolerans nucleotide sequence GCGTTTTGCGCGGCAAGAGTGTGACGATCATGGTGAGGGGATGCGGACATGCTTATTCGTGTAAAGCCCAGCTGGGCGGTGAGTGAGGCCTCTGCGACGCCCGAGGCGACCTATCTCAACCGCCGGGCTTTGCTGGCAGGTCTGGCGGGCACGGCGCTGGCCGCGCCCTTTGCCGGCATGGCGACAGGTGCGCGGGCGGCGACAGAACGGCTGGCGATGAGCGCGCCGCGCAATGCGGCCTATCAGATCGAGCGGGAGATTACGCCCGAGGCGGAAAATCTCAAGTTTAACAACTTCTATGAATATGGCTCGCACAAGGGGATCGGCCCCGATGCGGAGACGCAGCTGAAGCCGCGGCCCTGGCAGGTGGTGATTGACGGGTTGGTGGACAAGCCACTGACGCTGGATGTTGATGAATTGATCGGCAAGATGACGCTTGAAGAGCGGCTTTACCGGCATCGCTGTGTCGAGGGGTGGTCAATGACCGTGCCCTGGATCGGGTTTCCGGTGAAAGCGCTGGTTGATCTGGCGGCACCGCTTTCCTCGGCGAAATATCTGCGGATGGAAACGTTCAGCGACCCGGAACTGGCCAGCGGTATCCGCACGCAGCCCTGGTATCCCTGGCCCTATGTGGAGGGCATGACCATTGAGGAGGCCGGGAATGATCTCGGGTTTCTGGTGGTGGGTGCCTATGGCAAACAGGTTGCCAACCAAATGGGCGCGCCGATCCGGCTGCATCTGCCCTGGAAATACGGTTTCAAGTCCCTCAAGTCGATTGTGAAGTTTACCTTCACCGATACACGGCCTGTGGGGCTTTGGGAGACGATTGCGGCCAATGAATACGGGTTCTGGGCCAATGTGAACCCTGAGGTGCCACATCCGCGCTGGAGCCAGGCGAGCGAGATTGTTTTACATACAATGGAGCGGGTGCCGACGCAGCTGTTCAACGGCTATGGCGAGCAGGTGGCGAGCCTTTATGCCGGTATGGAAGGCGAGATGCTTTATCGCTAGGGCGGGCGCGAAATCTGACTGGAGATATGAGCTGCAAAAATGAACCCCGCCCGAGGGGAGGGCAGGGTTCTTTTTGGGACCGTTCGGCAATGCTTCCCGATCCAAAGGCAGGGCTGCTGGAGGTCTTGCAGCCCGGATGCATGGTATTTGTTGGCCGGAGTATCGCAGGCGGTGCGGCTGCCGGTTAGTGCTGAATAATCATGGCTGGTATGCGTTTTCTGCACGGCA carries:
- the msrP gene encoding protein-methionine-sulfoxide reductase catalytic subunit MsrP; this encodes MLIRVKPSWAVSEASATPEATYLNRRALLAGLAGTALAAPFAGMATGARAATERLAMSAPRNAAYQIEREITPEAENLKFNNFYEYGSHKGIGPDAETQLKPRPWQVVIDGLVDKPLTLDVDELIGKMTLEERLYRHRCVEGWSMTVPWIGFPVKALVDLAAPLSSAKYLRMETFSDPELASGIRTQPWYPWPYVEGMTIEEAGNDLGFLVVGAYGKQVANQMGAPIRLHLPWKYGFKSLKSIVKFTFTDTRPVGLWETIAANEYGFWANVNPEVPHPRWSQASEIVLHTMERVPTQLFNGYGEQVASLYAGMEGEMLYR